From the Solanum pennellii chromosome 4, SPENNV200 genome, one window contains:
- the LOC107016593 gene encoding uncharacterized protein LOC107016593: MSIKFRHIPRVHNEIADALTTLSSMLQHPDGAHIDPLYIQIRDQHAYCNMIEEEFDGKPWFHDIKTYLQSGECPSDVTSNQKRTIRRLARGFFLSGGILYKKTPDLGLLRWVNAQEASTIMIEVHSGVCGPHMNGYVLAKKILRAGYYCLTMERDSI; the protein is encoded by the coding sequence ATGTCGATAAAGTTTAGACACATTCCCAGAGTGCACAATGAGATTGCAGATGCATTGACCACTTTATCTTCGATGCTCCAACACCCTGATGGCGCTCATATCGACCCTTTATACATACAAATTCGTGATCAACATGCTTATTGCAACATGATTGAGGAGGAATTTGATGGTAAGCCTTGGTTTCATGATATCAAAACATATCTTCAGTCTGGAGAATGTCCGTCGGATGTAACCAGTAATCAAAAAAGGACTATTCGACGACTAGCAAGGGGGTTTTTCTTAAGCGGAGGCATACTGTACAAGAAGACACCCGATTTAGGTCTTCTAAGGTGGGTAAATGCTCAAGAGGCTTCCACAATCATGATTGAAGTACACTCAGGAGTTTGTGGACCTCATATGAATGGAtatgttctagccaagaagatACTTCGAGCAGGATATTATTGTCTCACCATGGAGCGGGATTCCATATGA
- the LOC107016594 gene encoding uncharacterized protein LOC107016594: MGNGCDWTDRIKSIEWSQVHLGGYRLFTKWVEAVTFKSMTKKVVVDFIDFTIICRFGIPKVIITDNAANLNSHLMQELPFALLGYRTTVRTSVGATLYSMVYGSEAVIPAEIEIPSLGIVVEAEIDDDEWTKTHLEQLSLIDEKRLTSVCHGQLYHKRMAQAYNKKVRPRHFEEGQLVLRRILPHHAETKGKFSPNWRGPFVVKRVLPNSALYLADIEGKVTETVVNTDAVKRYYK; this comes from the exons ATGGGGAATGGATGTGATTGGACCGATAGAATTAAAAGCATCGAATGGTCACAGGTTCATCTTGGTGGATATAGATTATTTAcaaagtgggtggaagcagtaACTTTCAAGTCAATGACCAAGAAGGTCGTGGTGGATTTCATCGATTTCACCATCATCTGTCGGTTTGGTATTCCAAAGGTGATTATAACTGATAACGCCGCAAATCTCAACAGCCACTTAATGCAAGAG TTGCCTTTTGCTTTGTTGGGTTATCGCACTACGGTCCGTACGTCAGTGGGCGCTACCCTATATTCAATGGTATACGGGAGTGAGGCAGTTATACCTGCAGAGATTGAGATCCCATCTTTAGGAATTGTTGTggaggctgaaattgatgatgatgagtggACCAAAACTCATTTAGAGCAATTAagtttgattgatgagaagcgTCTGACATCAGTATGTCATGgacaattatatcataaaagaATGGCACAGGCATACAACAAAAAGGTGCGTCCCAGACATTTTGAAGAGGGTCAATTAGTGTTGAGACGCATTTTGCCACATCATGCTGAAACCAAAGgcaaattttctccaaattggaGAGGACCATTCGTTGTTAAAAGGGTATTACCCAATAGTGCTCTTTACTTAGCAGATATAGAAGGAAAAGTGACAGAAACGGTCGTCAATACTGATGCTGTGAAAAGATATTACAAATGA